A single window of Balaenoptera acutorostrata chromosome X, mBalAcu1.1, whole genome shotgun sequence DNA harbors:
- the EDA2R gene encoding tumor necrosis factor receptor superfamily member 27 isoform X2, giving the protein MDCQENEYWDQWGRCVTCQLCGPGQELSKDCGYGEGGDAYCTACPPRRYKSSWGHHRCQTCITCAVINRIQKENCTATSNAVCGDCLPRFYQKTRIGGLQDQECIPCTKQTPTSEVQCAFQLSLVKADVPTVSPQEVTLVALVSSLLMVFTLAFLGLFFLYCKQFFNRNCQRVSGGSLQYEADEAAEEESLFPMPPGQETSPESPLSESVFETQAFNPILDDDCSSTRGFPTQESFTLASCASESHFHWVHTPIECTELDLRKFSSSASYTGAETLRGNTAESSGDRLELTVPFEVPSL; this is encoded by the exons GATTGTGGTTATGGAGAAGGTGGAGATGCATACTGCACAGCCTGCCCTCCCCGCAGATACAAAAGCAGCTGGGGCCACCATAGATGTCAGACTTGCATCACCTGTGCTGTCATCAATCGTATCCAGAAGGAGAACTGTACAGCTACCTCTAATGCCGTCTGTGGGGACTGTCTGCCCAG GTTCTACCAAAAGACACGTATTGGAGGCCTGCAGGATCAAGAGTGTATCCCGTGCACGAAGCAGACCCCCACCTCTGAGGTTCAGT GTGCCTTCCAGTTGAGCTTAGTGAAGGCAGATGTACCCACAGTATCCCCTCAGGAGGTCACACTTGTTGCACTGGTGAGCAGTCTGCTCATGGTGTTTACCCTGGCCTTCCTGGGGCTCTTCTTCCTCTACTGCAAGCAGTTCTTCAACAGAAATTGCCAGCGTG TTTCAGGAGGTTCGCTGCAGTATGAGGCTGACGAGGCAGCGGAGGAGGAATCTCTCTTCCCCATGCCACCTGGCCAGGAGACCAGTCCTGAGTCCCCACTGAGTGAAAGCGTCTTTGAGACCCAGGCATTTAACCCCATCCTGGATGACGACTGCAGCTCGACTCGTGGCTTCCCCACACAGGAGTCTTTTACCTTGGCCTCCTGTGCCTCAGAGAGTCACTTCCACTGGGTCCACACTCCCATCGAATGCACAGAACTGGACCTGCGAAAGTTTTCCAGCTCTGCTTCCTATACTGGAGCTGAGACCTTGAGGGGGAACACAGCTGAAAGCTCTGGAGACAGACTGGAGCTCACTGTACCCTTTGAAGTACCCAGCCTTTAA
- the EDA2R gene encoding tumor necrosis factor receptor superfamily member 27 isoform X3, whose translation MSTGTNGDGVSLANSVGLDKSSPRFYQKTRIGGLQDQECIPCTKQTPTSEVQCAFQLSLVKADVPTVSPQEVTLVALVSSLLMVFTLAFLGLFFLYCKQFFNRNCQRGWIILSLTLEASFSDKSCCPVPGHGHETWSMKHLGPRAWKEEDEATSESCLSPSSCLRRREMVSGGSLQYEADEAAEEESLFPMPPGQETSPESPLSESVFETQAFNPILDDDCSSTRGFPTQESFTLASCASESHFHWVHTPIECTELDLRKFSSSASYTGAETLRGNTAESSGDRLELTVPFEVPSL comes from the exons GTTCTACCAAAAGACACGTATTGGAGGCCTGCAGGATCAAGAGTGTATCCCGTGCACGAAGCAGACCCCCACCTCTGAGGTTCAGT GTGCCTTCCAGTTGAGCTTAGTGAAGGCAGATGTACCCACAGTATCCCCTCAGGAGGTCACACTTGTTGCACTGGTGAGCAGTCTGCTCATGGTGTTTACCCTGGCCTTCCTGGGGCTCTTCTTCCTCTACTGCAAGCAGTTCTTCAACAGAAATTGCCAGCGTG GGTGGATCATCCTGTCTCTGACTTTGGAGGCCAGTTTCTCAGATAAGAGCTGTTGCCCAGTCCCTGGGCATGGGCATGAAACATGGTCAATGAAGCATTTGGGCCCCAGGGCCTGGAAAGAAGAAGATGAGGCAACATCTGAGAGCTGCctgtctccctcctcctgcctcaggagaagagaaatgg TTTCAGGAGGTTCGCTGCAGTATGAGGCTGACGAGGCAGCGGAGGAGGAATCTCTCTTCCCCATGCCACCTGGCCAGGAGACCAGTCCTGAGTCCCCACTGAGTGAAAGCGTCTTTGAGACCCAGGCATTTAACCCCATCCTGGATGACGACTGCAGCTCGACTCGTGGCTTCCCCACACAGGAGTCTTTTACCTTGGCCTCCTGTGCCTCAGAGAGTCACTTCCACTGGGTCCACACTCCCATCGAATGCACAGAACTGGACCTGCGAAAGTTTTCCAGCTCTGCTTCCTATACTGGAGCTGAGACCTTGAGGGGGAACACAGCTGAAAGCTCTGGAGACAGACTGGAGCTCACTGTACCCTTTGAAGTACCCAGCCTTTAA
- the EDA2R gene encoding tumor necrosis factor receptor superfamily member 27 isoform X1: MDCQENEYWDQWGRCVTCQLCGPGQELSKDCGYGEGGDAYCTACPPRRYKSSWGHHRCQTCITCAVINRIQKENCTATSNAVCGDCLPRFYQKTRIGGLQDQECIPCTKQTPTSEVQCAFQLSLVKADVPTVSPQEVTLVALVSSLLMVFTLAFLGLFFLYCKQFFNRNCQRGWIILSLTLEASFSDKSCCPVPGHGHETWSMKHLGPRAWKEEDEATSESCLSPSSCLRRREMVSGGSLQYEADEAAEEESLFPMPPGQETSPESPLSESVFETQAFNPILDDDCSSTRGFPTQESFTLASCASESHFHWVHTPIECTELDLRKFSSSASYTGAETLRGNTAESSGDRLELTVPFEVPSL, from the exons GATTGTGGTTATGGAGAAGGTGGAGATGCATACTGCACAGCCTGCCCTCCCCGCAGATACAAAAGCAGCTGGGGCCACCATAGATGTCAGACTTGCATCACCTGTGCTGTCATCAATCGTATCCAGAAGGAGAACTGTACAGCTACCTCTAATGCCGTCTGTGGGGACTGTCTGCCCAG GTTCTACCAAAAGACACGTATTGGAGGCCTGCAGGATCAAGAGTGTATCCCGTGCACGAAGCAGACCCCCACCTCTGAGGTTCAGT GTGCCTTCCAGTTGAGCTTAGTGAAGGCAGATGTACCCACAGTATCCCCTCAGGAGGTCACACTTGTTGCACTGGTGAGCAGTCTGCTCATGGTGTTTACCCTGGCCTTCCTGGGGCTCTTCTTCCTCTACTGCAAGCAGTTCTTCAACAGAAATTGCCAGCGTG GGTGGATCATCCTGTCTCTGACTTTGGAGGCCAGTTTCTCAGATAAGAGCTGTTGCCCAGTCCCTGGGCATGGGCATGAAACATGGTCAATGAAGCATTTGGGCCCCAGGGCCTGGAAAGAAGAAGATGAGGCAACATCTGAGAGCTGCctgtctccctcctcctgcctcaggagaagagaaatgg TTTCAGGAGGTTCGCTGCAGTATGAGGCTGACGAGGCAGCGGAGGAGGAATCTCTCTTCCCCATGCCACCTGGCCAGGAGACCAGTCCTGAGTCCCCACTGAGTGAAAGCGTCTTTGAGACCCAGGCATTTAACCCCATCCTGGATGACGACTGCAGCTCGACTCGTGGCTTCCCCACACAGGAGTCTTTTACCTTGGCCTCCTGTGCCTCAGAGAGTCACTTCCACTGGGTCCACACTCCCATCGAATGCACAGAACTGGACCTGCGAAAGTTTTCCAGCTCTGCTTCCTATACTGGAGCTGAGACCTTGAGGGGGAACACAGCTGAAAGCTCTGGAGACAGACTGGAGCTCACTGTACCCTTTGAAGTACCCAGCCTTTAA